A window of Elusimicrobiaceae bacterium contains these coding sequences:
- a CDS encoding type II secretion system F family protein, with translation MDISRLLMLAMLMLSSMALFVFLQRLLVPTQKEENAVSDLVKDKRKEISVFDGLDPERNFLDKLDVFCLEKLGLKSKLENMHMLLGSPDRPNPLQILHFQQLGALCFGGFSIYVTGSLLGIIMAVPGFILPSVILKAKIKARQEEILGNFATFVDLSALIIESGLDYITAFDRIIRLTENKTALEQEVDKMLVEIQLGHTRRDALGRFAARTGLQDLRSFVGLIVQSDELGTSLVDLLRSFAADMRFRRMNKAEKLAAQASTKMLFPLFFFIFPPVFLLVLAPMAMDMVRSMGGGVK, from the coding sequence ATGGACATAAGCAGATTATTGATGCTGGCGATGCTCATGCTGAGTTCGATGGCCCTGTTCGTGTTCCTGCAGCGGCTGCTGGTGCCCACTCAGAAAGAGGAAAACGCCGTTTCCGACCTGGTTAAAGACAAACGCAAGGAGATTTCCGTTTTTGACGGGCTGGACCCGGAGCGTAATTTTCTGGACAAGCTGGATGTGTTCTGCCTGGAAAAGCTCGGGCTTAAAAGCAAACTGGAAAACATGCATATGCTGCTGGGTTCGCCGGACCGCCCCAATCCGCTTCAGATACTGCATTTCCAGCAGCTTGGCGCCCTGTGTTTTGGCGGATTTTCCATTTATGTGACGGGCAGTCTGCTGGGGATTATCATGGCTGTGCCGGGGTTTATTCTGCCGAGCGTTATCCTGAAAGCGAAAATCAAGGCGCGGCAGGAGGAAATTCTGGGCAATTTCGCGACATTTGTGGATTTGTCGGCCCTGATTATCGAATCCGGCCTTGACTATATAACTGCGTTTGACCGGATCATCAGGCTGACGGAAAACAAAACCGCGCTTGAGCAGGAAGTGGACAAGATGCTTGTGGAAATCCAGCTGGGCCATACCCGGCGAGATGCTCTGGGCCGGTTTGCCGCGCGCACGGGCTTGCAGGATCTGCGTTCGTTTGTGGGGCTTATCGTGCAGTCCGACGAGCTGGGCACAAGTCTGGTGGATTTGCTGCGCAGTTTCGCGGCTGATATGCGGTTTCGCCGCATGAACAAAGCGGAGAAACTGGCGGCCCAGGCTTCCACCAAGATGCTTTTTCCGCTGTTCTTTTTTATATTTCCGCCGGTGTTCCTGCTGGTATTGGCTCCGATGGCGATGGATATGGTCCGCTCGATGGGGGGGGGAGTGAAATAG
- a CDS encoding type II and III secretion system protein: MSRLARVTRTLFACLTLAQAGGPAAWAQQSSSQQNGPPAATLIAVSADVVEISGSISKNIGFSWNTTLTFNEATIPGIFTVGEFERQTLLSTTLKLLEQEGKAQIISNPKVITKSGSDAMFVVGGEIPVPYTNSSGGVGADMKKFGVVLNILPFVVNPKRETVDVQLQLEVSRPDYSNPVIVSGTTIPSMLTRQIKTEVELRSGETLVIGGLKSSSRNISKSRVPFLGRIPLIGMLFRQTDITEEQRSLFLFVTVEIVK; this comes from the coding sequence ATGAGCAGACTAGCTAGAGTTACACGCACTTTATTCGCCTGCCTGACGCTTGCGCAGGCGGGCGGGCCGGCGGCATGGGCGCAGCAATCCTCCTCGCAGCAGAACGGACCGCCGGCGGCGACGCTGATCGCGGTCAGTGCGGATGTGGTTGAGATCAGCGGTTCGATCAGCAAGAATATAGGGTTCTCCTGGAACACCACGCTTACGTTTAACGAGGCCACCATTCCGGGGATTTTCACGGTCGGCGAGTTTGAACGCCAGACCCTGCTGAGCACTACGCTGAAACTGCTGGAGCAGGAAGGCAAGGCGCAGATCATCTCAAACCCGAAAGTGATCACGAAAAGCGGCTCCGACGCGATGTTTGTGGTGGGCGGAGAAATACCCGTTCCCTACACCAACTCAAGCGGCGGAGTCGGCGCGGACATGAAAAAATTCGGCGTGGTGCTGAACATTCTGCCGTTCGTGGTCAATCCCAAGCGCGAAACGGTGGATGTGCAGCTGCAGCTGGAGGTGTCGCGGCCGGATTATTCGAATCCGGTCATCGTGTCCGGCACAACGATTCCGAGCATGCTTACGCGGCAGATCAAAACGGAAGTGGAGCTGCGCAGCGGAGAGACGCTGGTTATCGGCGGGCTTAAATCCAGTTCGCGCAACATAAGCAAGAGCCGGGTTCCGTTCCTGGGCCGGATACCGCTGATCGGAATGTTGTTCCGGCAGACGGATATAACGGAAGAGCAACGGTCGCTGTTTCTGTTCGTGACCGTGGAAATCGTGAAATAA
- a CDS encoding type II secretion system F family protein, with product MTAKTGLFRRAILECGLVLFLVGVFVPAAAANALLPQEMAQVQCANQKMRLFYFYLDKERPADVTNAVINCGAERDKDKKDNVAIAYPKWLEEDVNSMSQNMVWRDPSEGDLSEAALWQTTISLLYSFFDLTRKTFPRDVGGDGIPPNKLIKEYSDIRLRYQLSLDRVYRARLYDSFNGRGRALLSSLDLMAKEMESVADSLSSQDVERYAQAVVAISVMSQTAFGQLFTEPRQVIDEKKEASKSSGMAALLYKLAGMLLVFIAVVVMIVNRRGAMDEYIADYIVKSKKWTEDFNRQFMQVKVEYMVLAPVAIGMILGLLTFNFLVFIMLTLFGAYLGLRMPATILTHMKERRGHRVDAQLMDALILLSNSLKSGLDIVQGFELVAKDLQPPISDEFGLVIKNYQLGTAFEQALFGMQERVASRMLAYMIKAVVLQRQVGGNLTKIFSRIVDNIREESKLEEKVQSLTAQQKIQSIVVGLMPWIILLMMFVFQPKVMIKFYSSPVGVGVLIFSALWIGIGMKVVAKMGVVKV from the coding sequence ATGACAGCGAAAACCGGATTGTTCAGGCGCGCCATTCTGGAATGCGGGCTGGTGTTGTTTCTGGTTGGGGTGTTTGTCCCCGCCGCGGCGGCGAATGCGCTGCTGCCGCAGGAAATGGCGCAGGTGCAGTGCGCGAACCAGAAGATGCGTCTTTTCTATTTTTATCTGGACAAGGAACGTCCGGCGGATGTTACCAACGCGGTCATCAACTGCGGAGCGGAGCGGGACAAAGACAAGAAAGACAATGTGGCCATCGCCTATCCGAAATGGCTGGAGGAAGACGTCAACTCCATGTCGCAGAACATGGTGTGGCGCGATCCGTCCGAAGGCGACCTGAGCGAGGCCGCGCTGTGGCAGACCACGATTTCCCTGCTCTACAGTTTTTTCGACCTGACCAGAAAGACTTTTCCGCGCGATGTGGGCGGCGACGGTATTCCGCCCAACAAGCTGATCAAGGAATATTCCGATATCCGTTTGAGGTATCAGCTTTCGCTGGACCGGGTGTACCGCGCACGGCTGTACGATTCGTTCAACGGGCGCGGGCGCGCGCTTTTGTCCTCGCTGGATCTGATGGCGAAGGAAATGGAGAGCGTGGCCGATTCCCTGTCCAGCCAGGACGTGGAGCGGTACGCGCAGGCGGTTGTCGCCATTTCCGTCATGAGCCAGACCGCGTTCGGACAGCTTTTCACCGAACCCCGGCAGGTTATAGACGAGAAAAAAGAAGCCAGCAAAAGCAGCGGAATGGCGGCGCTGCTGTATAAGCTGGCGGGCATGCTGCTGGTGTTCATAGCGGTTGTGGTGATGATTGTCAACCGGCGCGGCGCCATGGACGAGTATATCGCGGATTACATAGTAAAGAGCAAAAAATGGACGGAAGATTTCAACCGGCAGTTCATGCAGGTGAAGGTGGAGTATATGGTGCTTGCTCCCGTGGCGATCGGCATGATACTGGGACTTCTGACCTTCAACTTTCTGGTTTTCATAATGCTGACGCTGTTCGGGGCGTATCTCGGGCTCAGGATGCCCGCTACGATCCTCACCCATATGAAAGAACGGCGCGGCCACAGGGTGGACGCGCAGCTTATGGACGCGCTGATCCTGCTTTCCAACTCGCTTAAATCGGGGCTTGATATCGTGCAGGGCTTTGAACTGGTGGCGAAGGATTTGCAGCCGCCGATTTCCGACGAGTTCGGGCTGGTCATAAAGAATTACCAGCTCGGCACGGCTTTTGAGCAGGCGCTGTTCGGAATGCAGGAACGCGTCGCCAGCAGGATGCTGGCGTACATGATCAAGGCCGTGGTGCTGCAGCGGCAGGTCGGCGGAAACCTCACGAAAATATTTTCCCGGATAGTGGACAATATCCGCGAGGAGTCGAAGCTGGAGGAAAAAGTCCAGTCGCTTACGGCGCAGCAGAAGATCCAGTCAATCGTGGTGGGTCTGATGCCGTGGATAATACTGCTTATGATGTTCGTTTTCCAGCCGAAAGTGATGATTAAATTCTACAGCAGTCCCGTCGGCGTCGGCGTGCTTATTTTTTCGGCGCTGTGGATCGGCATAGGCATGAAAGTTGTCGCCAAAATGGGCGTAGTGAAGGTTTGA
- a CDS encoding ATPase, T2SS/T4P/T4SS family, translating into MSDNVPRIIAVAGPKEGVGKTTMVMNLALAWAGIQRRNVLILPLDPLARNEHAEFLKLTPPTVADLVKSIGVQSLSVAGGLLKGKLPISQWGVGVLPLGNRRAEVETISPGVLMPIIGKLSGAFDIFIDVESSFPMQTFAFDVADMVFWITHASRENLNATVQLFQEYRDMHFPLDRFDIVCNCYDLPGSIPPEEMEKFYNQLNKRILAFLPWEDSIPALANQLRIEVVDNPQTLWVKGLRMILGKVMNLQPLDKSWTTSVSDEDFRRASGAVWETPAGSGHAGAAPAAKANEPEALNAADLPPFWDELKRKIHKDVVKGLELERIRITDESALDPEVRQKVSNIVDQILQKEPNLQLGREQRLRFITELLDEILGLGPLQELMRDPSISEIMVNAADRVFIEKSGKLVLTKHTFRDDEQIIQVIKRIVAPLGRRIDESTPLVDARTKDGSRVNAIIPPLAVSGPTLTIRRFSQKPYGPEDYFRFGTISRDCMEFLAACVKLRKNIIVSGGTGTGKTTFLNALSSYIPEDERIITVEDTAELKLQQVHWIRLESRPPNVEGKGEVSIRDLVKNCLRMRPDRIVVGECRGSEALDMLQAMNTGHEGSLATIHANTPRDALTRLEAMCMMASAELPIWALREMINSAVHVVVQLTRFSDGSRKVTAVTEITGREENQILTHDIYRYKQTGVDDRGKVVGKFYPTGEPPKFYPEFKSRGINLPIESFWTDEQKQQRGGAAKA; encoded by the coding sequence ATGTCAGACAATGTGCCCCGAATTATAGCTGTTGCCGGGCCGAAAGAAGGCGTCGGCAAAACCACTATGGTGATGAACCTCGCGCTGGCCTGGGCGGGGATTCAGCGGCGCAATGTGCTGATACTTCCGCTTGATCCGCTGGCCCGCAACGAGCACGCGGAATTCCTTAAGCTGACGCCCCCGACAGTGGCTGATCTGGTGAAAAGCATCGGGGTGCAGTCGCTTAGCGTGGCGGGCGGCCTGTTAAAAGGGAAACTGCCTATTTCGCAGTGGGGCGTGGGAGTGCTCCCGCTCGGCAACCGCCGGGCGGAGGTGGAAACCATTTCGCCGGGCGTGCTGATGCCGATAATAGGCAAGCTGTCCGGCGCTTTTGATATTTTTATTGACGTGGAATCAAGTTTTCCGATGCAGACTTTCGCGTTTGACGTCGCGGACATGGTGTTCTGGATCACCCATGCCAGCCGGGAGAACCTCAACGCCACGGTACAGCTGTTCCAGGAATACCGGGATATGCATTTTCCGCTGGACCGGTTTGACATCGTCTGCAACTGCTATGATCTTCCTGGTTCCATTCCGCCCGAGGAGATGGAAAAGTTTTATAACCAGCTCAACAAACGGATACTGGCTTTTCTGCCGTGGGAAGACAGCATTCCCGCGCTGGCCAACCAGCTGCGCATAGAGGTGGTGGACAATCCGCAGACGCTGTGGGTCAAGGGTCTGAGAATGATCCTTGGCAAGGTGATGAATCTGCAGCCGCTGGACAAGTCGTGGACCACTTCCGTGTCGGACGAGGATTTCCGGCGCGCGTCCGGCGCGGTTTGGGAAACTCCGGCGGGGAGCGGTCACGCGGGCGCGGCGCCGGCGGCGAAAGCCAACGAGCCGGAAGCGCTTAACGCTGCCGACTTGCCGCCTTTTTGGGATGAACTGAAACGGAAAATCCACAAAGATGTGGTAAAAGGGCTGGAACTGGAGCGCATCCGTATTACGGACGAGTCCGCGCTGGATCCGGAAGTGCGCCAGAAAGTTTCCAATATCGTGGACCAGATCCTGCAGAAGGAGCCGAACCTGCAGTTGGGCCGCGAACAGCGGCTGCGTTTCATAACCGAGTTGCTGGACGAAATCCTGGGGCTGGGTCCGCTGCAGGAGCTGATGCGCGACCCTTCCATTTCGGAAATAATGGTAAACGCGGCAGACCGGGTATTTATTGAAAAATCCGGCAAGCTGGTTTTGACCAAGCATACATTCCGGGACGACGAGCAGATTATCCAGGTTATAAAAAGGATCGTGGCGCCGCTGGGCCGGCGCATTGACGAATCAACTCCGCTGGTGGATGCGCGCACGAAAGACGGGTCGCGGGTGAACGCCATCATTCCGCCGCTGGCTGTTTCCGGGCCGACGCTGACCATCCGGCGTTTTTCGCAGAAGCCGTACGGGCCGGAAGACTATTTCCGGTTCGGCACAATTTCACGCGATTGCATGGAGTTTCTTGCCGCGTGCGTGAAACTCCGGAAAAACATAATTGTTTCCGGCGGCACCGGCACCGGCAAAACAACATTTTTAAACGCGCTCTCTAGCTATATTCCAGAAGACGAGCGCATCATCACGGTGGAAGACACGGCCGAACTTAAACTGCAGCAGGTGCACTGGATCCGGCTGGAAAGCCGGCCGCCGAACGTGGAAGGCAAGGGTGAAGTGTCCATCCGGGACCTGGTGAAGAACTGCCTGCGGATGCGCCCGGACCGGATTGTGGTCGGCGAGTGCCGCGGCTCGGAAGCGCTGGACATGCTGCAGGCCATGAATACCGGGCACGAAGGCTCGCTCGCCACCATTCACGCCAACACTCCGCGCGACGCGCTGACCAGACTTGAAGCAATGTGCATGATGGCGAGCGCGGAACTTCCGATCTGGGCGTTGCGGGAAATGATCAACTCCGCCGTGCATGTGGTCGTGCAGCTTACCCGGTTTTCGGACGGGAGCCGCAAGGTCACCGCGGTTACGGAGATCACCGGGCGCGAGGAAAACCAGATCCTTACGCACGATATCTACCGGTACAAGCAGACCGGCGTGGACGACCGCGGCAAGGTGGTCGGCAAGTTCTATCCTACGGGCGAGCCGCCGAAATTTTACCCGGAATTCAAGTCCCGAGGCATTAACCTGCCGATCGAAAGTTTCTGGACCGACGAGCAGAAACAGCAGCGCGGCGGCGCGGCGAAGGCTTAG